A single region of the Desulfobacterales bacterium genome encodes:
- a CDS encoding polysaccharide biosynthesis/export family protein, with translation MRRKVQLLFDGLGFFRKMALGLSVLFLLVGCASTQSSKNSTSIIAGPETTFERTTLSKSEAEYPFNIFPRYRLAASDVLDVLFQIRTWTKQDEFLLQVDHVINVKSPSTPELDEQQQVRPDGTITLPYIGEKYVVGKTVGELTKELRQDFSTILQEPDIYVVVPNFRESIKELKADLHTAPRGLSRLVTIRPDGYVTFPMVGEMYVVGRTITEVNRDLNIKYEKILEGLHCDLFLEKHSGATVYVAGEVVNPGAYKINKPITVIEAITMAGGNLNSAQLKSVVVARRTPTKIIATKVNIKDTLALKPGSRFVFLQPDDIVYVPKTAIHSAAEVANAFASMFLFRGWNLGVGYELRSEQRTTIK, from the coding sequence ATGAGAAGAAAAGTGCAACTGTTGTTTGACGGGTTGGGTTTCTTTCGGAAAATGGCCCTGGGCCTGTCAGTGCTGTTTCTTTTGGTCGGCTGCGCATCGACCCAGTCCTCGAAAAATTCAACATCCATTATCGCCGGCCCGGAGACGACCTTTGAGAGGACGACGCTCTCGAAGAGTGAAGCCGAGTATCCCTTTAATATCTTTCCGAGATACCGCCTTGCCGCCAGTGATGTGCTTGACGTTCTCTTCCAGATTCGTACCTGGACCAAGCAGGATGAGTTCCTGCTGCAGGTGGATCATGTCATAAACGTCAAGTCGCCCAGCACCCCGGAACTGGATGAACAGCAGCAGGTGCGGCCGGACGGGACGATCACCCTGCCCTATATCGGCGAAAAGTACGTGGTCGGCAAGACGGTCGGCGAACTGACCAAGGAACTCCGGCAGGATTTCAGCACCATTCTCCAGGAGCCGGACATCTACGTCGTGGTTCCTAACTTCCGGGAGAGTATCAAGGAGTTGAAGGCCGACCTCCATACCGCGCCCCGGGGGCTCAGCCGCCTGGTAACCATCCGTCCGGACGGCTACGTCACCTTTCCCATGGTCGGCGAGATGTATGTGGTGGGCAGGACCATCACCGAGGTCAACCGGGACCTGAACATCAAGTATGAAAAGATACTCGAGGGGCTCCACTGCGACCTGTTCCTTGAAAAGCACTCCGGGGCAACGGTCTATGTTGCCGGTGAAGTCGTTAATCCCGGGGCCTATAAGATCAATAAACCGATTACAGTGATCGAGGCCATCACCATGGCCGGCGGCAACCTGAACAGCGCACAGTTGAAGAGCGTGGTGGTTGCCAGGAGGACGCCCACCAAGATCATTGCCACCAAGGTCAACATAAAAGACACCCTTGCCCTGAAGCCCGGCAGCAGGTTTGTCTTTCTCCAGCCCGATGACATCGTCTATGTGCCCAAGACCGCGATTCATTCGGCCGCGGAAGTTGCCAATGCCTTTGCCAGCATGTTTTTGTTCCGTGGCTGGAACCTTGGGGTCGGTTACGAGTTGAGATCCGAGCAGAGGACAACCATCAAATAA
- a CDS encoding GumC family protein, with amino-acid sequence MVLTEDYKRELVLIFFSQVRVILGITALIFIGAVLVAFLWPPTYSATGIILIKGKKVERGIDDLQQNTLHQSSYPVGKEDLASEAQFLSSPVVIERTIRSLHDRGILFQDVSMAPGVVGDIVDRAAQSLKVKLVPASDVLAVTYYAKDPRTPVAFLDALMEQYILYRQQIYKPSETEVFFAGQVDKYKKELRDRENELMLLVEQNNAADPEKEIDKNLLIQQDLEKELNVLKSQAIAKEVEINELTGALGGRNYQFFSFINLKSLNELSLKLIELTVERGKLVRSYLPLSPKVKAIDKQIAGLYGSLKGEVESYLSSQASHLKALNEQVVSLENRVGEIQSRNVDMKRYLLGMNRINRDIEFLQFSYDNFYRRMEEAKINNSIVDTSLSSFASIISRPSFSDTPVFPRKGLVIPFGLLAGFITGCCFGFLRDYFDHTFKKPNDIVRIVEVPALFSIPDWSNG; translated from the coding sequence ATGGTGCTGACAGAAGACTACAAGAGAGAGCTGGTTCTGATTTTCTTTTCCCAGGTCAGAGTTATCCTTGGTATTACCGCCCTGATTTTTATCGGTGCGGTGCTGGTCGCCTTTTTGTGGCCCCCGACCTATTCGGCCACCGGGATTATTCTGATCAAGGGTAAAAAGGTGGAGCGGGGCATTGATGACCTGCAGCAGAACACCTTGCATCAGTCGAGTTACCCGGTCGGCAAGGAGGATCTTGCCTCAGAGGCGCAGTTCCTCTCCTCTCCGGTGGTTATTGAGCGGACGATCAGGTCCCTCCATGACCGGGGAATCCTGTTCCAGGATGTATCCATGGCCCCCGGCGTGGTAGGCGATATCGTTGACCGTGCCGCGCAGAGCCTGAAGGTGAAACTGGTTCCGGCCTCGGACGTGCTGGCCGTCACCTACTATGCCAAGGACCCGCGGACCCCGGTGGCGTTTCTGGACGCCCTGATGGAACAGTACATTCTCTATCGGCAGCAGATCTACAAGCCCAGCGAGACCGAGGTCTTCTTTGCCGGCCAGGTTGATAAATATAAGAAGGAGTTGAGGGACAGGGAAAACGAACTGATGCTCCTGGTCGAGCAGAACAACGCTGCTGATCCAGAGAAGGAAATCGACAAGAATCTTCTTATCCAGCAGGACCTTGAAAAGGAACTCAATGTTTTAAAGAGCCAGGCCATTGCCAAGGAAGTTGAGATCAATGAACTTACCGGGGCCCTGGGCGGCCGGAATTATCAGTTTTTTTCATTCATTAACCTCAAGTCGCTCAACGAACTGAGCCTCAAGTTGATTGAACTGACAGTGGAGAGAGGAAAGCTGGTCAGGAGTTATCTTCCCTTAAGTCCCAAGGTGAAGGCGATTGACAAGCAGATTGCCGGACTCTACGGCTCCTTGAAAGGCGAGGTTGAGTCCTACCTGTCCAGCCAGGCGAGCCATTTAAAGGCCTTGAACGAGCAGGTCGTCAGCCTTGAGAACCGGGTCGGCGAAATTCAGTCCAGAAATGTTGATATGAAACGGTACCTGCTCGGGATGAACAGGATCAACCGGGACATCGAGTTTCTCCAGTTCTCCTATGACAACTTCTACCGGCGGATGGAGGAGGCCAAGATCAACAACAGTATCGTTGACACCAGCCTGTCGTCGTTTGCCAGCATCATTTCCCGGCCGAGCTTCTCCGACACCCCGGTTTTTCCCAGAAAGGGTCTGGTTATTCCGTTCGGTCTGCTGGCCGGTTTTATAACCGGGTGTTGTTTCGGCTTCCTGCGTGATTATTTTGATCATACCTTTAAGAAGCCCAACGATATAGTCAGGATTGTCGAGGTGCCGGCCCTGTTCTCCATTCCGGACTGGAGCAACGGGTGA
- a CDS encoding sugar transferase, giving the protein MFSGKEGDFSIVGGYQTVHFALNRVLNIFLALVLIIFHLPFLLIIILIMQVREGRPFFYKGVRLGLGKKPFIMYKFRTLVPQAESIIGPEILSAKHNLATPFGKFLRDTRLDELPQLFNILKGDMDFVGPRPERPIIYEKICKHIKGYDLRFQVKPGLIGYSQLFTPHSAPKAIRTLIDNRFLRKKQKFSGELTIVFVTILVVLKTIAVQIFKIGKGLLRRLAGAPVERRAQERIEIQQATATLEYLDSAGKEQRVTGKLVDINEDYFLLLCDEEIPEVEFSVTLQTIFKAGSWWKRGGKAKRAKCTGTIYFKLDGGSRGYDHSYVIRYEPVSPFNFYMVHQYFLLESVAS; this is encoded by the coding sequence ATGTTTAGTGGTAAAGAAGGCGACTTCTCGATTGTCGGCGGTTATCAAACCGTCCATTTCGCCTTAAATCGCGTCCTTAATATTTTTCTGGCCCTGGTCCTGATCATCTTTCACCTCCCCTTTCTGCTGATTATTATCCTGATCATGCAGGTCCGGGAGGGGCGGCCGTTTTTTTACAAGGGGGTTCGCCTGGGGTTGGGCAAGAAGCCCTTTATCATGTATAAGTTCCGCACCCTGGTTCCCCAGGCTGAATCGATTATCGGTCCGGAAATTCTGTCCGCAAAGCATAACCTGGCAACCCCTTTTGGCAAATTTCTGCGGGATACCCGGCTGGATGAGCTGCCACAGCTTTTCAATATCTTAAAGGGAGACATGGATTTTGTCGGCCCCCGTCCGGAGCGGCCGATAATTTATGAAAAGATCTGCAAGCACATTAAGGGGTATGATCTCCGTTTTCAGGTCAAGCCCGGGTTGATCGGTTACTCGCAGCTCTTCACGCCCCACAGTGCGCCCAAGGCGATCAGGACCCTGATCGATAACCGGTTCCTGCGCAAGAAGCAGAAGTTTTCCGGTGAATTGACAATCGTCTTTGTTACCATCCTGGTGGTCTTGAAAACCATCGCGGTCCAGATATTCAAGATAGGCAAGGGGCTGCTGCGGAGGCTGGCCGGGGCCCCGGTTGAGCGCAGAGCCCAGGAGCGGATCGAGATCCAGCAGGCGACCGCTACCCTGGAGTATCTCGATTCCGCTGGCAAGGAACAGAGGGTGACCGGCAAGCTCGTTGATATCAATGAGGACTATTTTCTCCTTTTATGTGACGAAGAGATCCCGGAGGTTGAGTTTTCGGTTACGCTACAGACGATATTCAAGGCCGGGAGCTGGTGGAAAAGGGGGGGCAAGGCCAAGAGGGCCAAGTGTACCGGCACGATTTATTTCAAGCTCGACGGGGGATCCCGGGGATATGACCACTCCTATGTCATCCGCTACGAACCGGTTTCCCCTTTTAATTTTTATATGGTGCACCAGTATTTTCTCCTGGAGAGCGTGGCCAGTTGA
- a CDS encoding OmpA family protein, producing the protein MSITRRKIGGVISVLVMTLVMVFPSEAAVREKCQGFIVLVDASGTMMQKERGRTGLKVAKKVLTMMNERIPPGSYLSALRVFGHDLSYEVPYQSEVYAPVATYSESSLQAAIDRINNKLRWSWSPIGYGLEMSGHELMQMSGRVHIIVVSDGDENSQYILPRDAVKELKNKYPDQLCIYAIQIGATPRGKIVLDNIVDAAGCGRRVLADDLLNDEAALDRFVDDVFVEHYDLDSDGDGVVDRLDKCPGTPKGVAVDKDGCPLDTDGDGVYDYLDDCPGTPWGAPVNRKGCWIIPKIFFDYDQADLRPKSIRDLDGIARIMLINPDLVLEVDGHASTEGTVPHNDKLSLRRARAVREYLTGKGVAADALPVKAFGEHKPAVADSTSEAAREKNRRVLFRRK; encoded by the coding sequence ATGTCAATTACAAGGCGTAAGATCGGTGGAGTTATCAGTGTGCTTGTCATGACCCTGGTCATGGTGTTTCCCAGTGAGGCAGCGGTGAGGGAGAAATGCCAGGGATTCATTGTTCTGGTCGATGCCTCGGGGACGATGATGCAGAAGGAGAGGGGCCGGACGGGCCTCAAGGTCGCCAAGAAGGTCCTTACCATGATGAATGAAAGGATTCCGCCGGGTTCGTACCTCTCGGCCCTGCGGGTCTTTGGCCATGATCTCAGCTATGAGGTGCCGTATCAGTCCGAGGTCTATGCCCCGGTGGCAACCTACAGCGAGTCGAGCCTCCAGGCGGCGATTGACAGGATCAACAACAAGCTCAGGTGGAGCTGGTCTCCCATTGGATACGGGCTGGAGATGTCTGGTCACGAACTGATGCAGATGTCCGGCCGGGTCCATATCATCGTGGTCAGTGACGGCGACGAGAATTCCCAATATATCCTGCCCCGGGATGCGGTCAAGGAGTTAAAGAACAAGTATCCTGATCAACTCTGCATCTACGCCATTCAGATCGGCGCCACGCCGCGCGGCAAAATAGTTCTGGACAATATAGTCGATGCCGCCGGCTGCGGCCGGCGGGTGCTGGCCGACGACCTGCTCAACGACGAGGCGGCCCTGGACCGGTTCGTGGATGATGTTTTTGTCGAGCATTATGATCTGGACAGTGATGGCGACGGGGTTGTCGATCGTCTTGACAAATGTCCGGGAACGCCGAAGGGCGTTGCCGTGGACAAGGACGGCTGTCCCCTTGATACCGACGGCGACGGGGTGTACGACTACCTGGATGATTGCCCCGGCACCCCCTGGGGGGCGCCGGTCAACCGCAAGGGCTGCTGGATTATTCCCAAGATATTTTTTGACTACGACCAGGCGGATCTCCGGCCGAAGTCGATCCGGGACCTGGACGGGATCGCCAGGATCATGTTGATCAATCCGGACCTGGTCCTTGAGGTTGACGGACATGCAAGTACCGAGGGTACTGTTCCTCACAACGACAAGCTGTCGTTGCGACGGGCCAGGGCCGTAAGGGAATACCTGACCGGCAAGGGGGTCGCGGCCGACGCCTTGCCGGTCAAGGCCTTTGGCGAGCATAAGCCCGCGGTGGCGGACAGCACCAGCGAGGCTGCCAGGGAAAAGAACCGGCGGGTGCTGTTCCGCCGCAAGTGA
- a CDS encoding O-antigen ligase family protein, which produces MGMGEVNRTTAIGPLEGLFALLVVALTVGLLATPYYYLSILPGLLLLAMFVFAGRPSWGYLLILFLIPFNAYTSLLEGRSFFTITKFINAYLLIVLFFYFILRRISLKTMKSPIWTYLVGFFLVSCVSVYWSEFRGAALPELRQVIYIGFFFAFTLAFVTPAVFCRALPRILIISITISSILGLIGFFFDLPFFIYYRPGYYTRATGATFGPNQFSLMIVFCLAILAHFFFSARAISGRVLYGALFLLNLVGLVATYSRSGALLFLVLLLLLVIEHKGKLRPRYVGFLLAGVLAAIIGVSTLVPASYWERQRTAVETKTDYAVGQRLAYLKVGWEAFKKNPVIGSGPGTFSEIYQSTGYARKYQDDAGYLKRVAHNSFIEILVGTGTAGFLLYLAILVITFRSFYQAQRNYQEQQDEEMAALMRTYLIAFTVLVCSFMVLSEVWYYKYLWAVIGISQISLHASTGSLPPQVE; this is translated from the coding sequence ATGGGTATGGGTGAAGTGAATAGAACAACGGCCATCGGGCCGCTTGAGGGGCTCTTTGCCCTGCTTGTCGTCGCTCTGACGGTCGGGCTGCTGGCCACGCCCTATTATTACCTGTCCATTCTCCCCGGCCTGCTGTTGCTGGCCATGTTCGTCTTTGCCGGCCGACCGTCATGGGGATATCTGCTGATCCTCTTCCTGATCCCCTTTAATGCCTATACCAGCCTGCTGGAAGGGCGGAGCTTTTTTACCATCACCAAGTTCATCAACGCCTATCTGCTGATTGTCCTTTTTTTCTACTTTATCCTGCGCCGGATCTCCCTGAAGACCATGAAATCGCCGATCTGGACCTATCTGGTCGGCTTTTTCCTGGTCAGTTGCGTCTCTGTTTACTGGTCCGAGTTTCGGGGAGCCGCCCTGCCGGAACTCAGGCAGGTGATCTACATCGGCTTTTTTTTCGCCTTTACCCTGGCCTTTGTCACCCCGGCGGTCTTTTGCCGGGCCCTGCCCAGGATTCTGATCATCAGTATCACCATCAGTTCCATCCTCGGGCTTATCGGCTTTTTCTTTGACCTGCCTTTTTTTATCTATTACCGGCCCGGCTATTATACCCGGGCCACCGGGGCCACCTTTGGCCCCAATCAGTTTTCCCTGATGATCGTCTTCTGCCTGGCGATCCTGGCCCATTTCTTTTTTTCCGCCCGGGCGATATCGGGCCGGGTGTTGTACGGGGCCTTGTTCCTGCTGAATCTGGTCGGTCTGGTGGCCACCTATTCACGGTCCGGCGCATTGCTGTTTCTGGTCCTGCTGCTGCTGCTGGTTATTGAACATAAAGGGAAACTGCGGCCCAGGTATGTAGGTTTTCTGCTGGCCGGTGTTCTGGCGGCGATCATCGGTGTCTCCACGCTGGTGCCGGCATCCTATTGGGAGCGGCAACGGACAGCGGTTGAGACAAAGACCGATTATGCGGTGGGCCAGCGGCTGGCCTACCTGAAGGTCGGCTGGGAGGCCTTTAAGAAAAACCCGGTCATCGGTTCCGGTCCAGGCACCTTCAGCGAGATCTACCAGTCGACCGGTTATGCCCGGAAATATCAGGATGACGCCGGATACCTCAAGCGGGTGGCCCACAACTCCTTTATAGAAATCCTGGTCGGCACCGGCACTGCGGGATTTTTGCTGTACCTGGCCATCCTGGTGATAACCTTCAGGAGTTTTTACCAGGCCCAGCGGAACTATCAAGAACAGCAGGACGAGGAGATGGCCGCCCTGATGCGGACCTATCTGATCGCATTCACTGTCCTGGTCTGTTCGTTCATGGTGCTCAGCGAGGTATGGTACTATAAGTATCTATGGGCTGTTATCGGTATCTCCCAGATAAGCCTCCATGCCTCCACCGGGTCATTGCCGCCCCAGGTTGAATAG
- a CDS encoding glycosyltransferase — MNNGTESITVLHLIEHLRVGGAERVVADLIQGLDPHRFNNILLLYRAPGTFARELRNKGCRIVLIKKDRLSESLGFLPGPVLAPVKALESLLFVIRLALFLRREKVDLVHAHMFSANLWGLLAARLAGGIGMISTEHTVRTGIDRGLKHRLVLGGLLPLSDKIVAVSREVAESIRRYQDLGPDKLVVIANGVTLPSLDRKPSPASLPGQRPRIVAVSRLVRVKRLDILLRAMHIVGQQHPGTTALIVGNGPDRAALEDQARELGLADTLFFLGQRTDVADILQGADIFVNTSDQEGLPRSILEAMAARLPVVATDVGGTGSLVRTGRTGILVRPGDHQAVADAITELINDPDRAAGMGRCARELVRDSFSLEQATKLWEKLYNEVADRHRPPEG; from the coding sequence ATGAATAATGGAACAGAGAGCATAACCGTGCTCCACCTGATCGAGCATCTCCGGGTGGGCGGGGCGGAACGGGTTGTCGCCGACCTGATCCAGGGCCTGGATCCCCATCGTTTCAACAACATTCTGCTGCTCTACCGTGCTCCCGGCACCTTTGCCAGGGAACTGCGGAACAAGGGCTGCCGGATCGTTCTGATCAAAAAGGACCGGCTGTCCGAATCACTCGGCTTTCTGCCCGGTCCGGTGCTTGCCCCGGTGAAGGCCCTTGAATCCCTGCTGTTCGTCATTCGCCTGGCCTTGTTTCTGCGCCGGGAAAAGGTGGACCTTGTTCACGCCCACATGTTTTCAGCAAATCTATGGGGGCTCCTGGCGGCCAGGCTGGCCGGCGGAATCGGGATGATCAGCACCGAGCATACGGTCAGGACCGGGATTGACCGCGGCCTGAAACACCGGCTCGTTCTCGGCGGACTGCTCCCTTTAAGCGATAAGATCGTGGCGGTCTCCCGGGAAGTGGCCGAGTCGATCCGCAGATATCAGGACCTTGGCCCGGATAAACTCGTTGTCATTGCCAACGGGGTTACGCTTCCTTCCCTGGACCGGAAACCGTCGCCCGCTTCCCTGCCCGGACAGCGGCCCAGGATAGTCGCGGTCAGCCGCCTGGTCCGGGTCAAACGGCTTGACATATTGCTGCGGGCCATGCACATCGTCGGACAGCAGCATCCCGGAACGACCGCACTCATCGTCGGCAACGGCCCGGACCGGGCCGCACTCGAGGATCAGGCCCGGGAACTGGGGCTTGCCGATACCCTGTTTTTCCTTGGCCAACGCACGGATGTTGCGGATATTCTCCAGGGGGCCGACATCTTTGTCAACACCTCCGACCAGGAAGGACTGCCGAGAAGCATCCTTGAGGCAATGGCGGCCCGGCTCCCGGTGGTGGCCACGGATGTCGGCGGGACCGGCTCCCTGGTACGAACCGGCCGGACCGGAATCCTGGTCCGGCCCGGCGACCATCAGGCAGTGGCCGATGCGATTACCGAACTCATCAACGATCCTGATCGTGCGGCAGGCATGGGTCGCTGCGCCAGAGAACTGGTCCGGGACTCCTTTTCCCTTGAACAGGCGACAAAATTGTGGGAGAAGCTCTACAACGAGGTTGCGGATCGACACCGGCCCCCGGAGGGGTAG